In the Vibrio gigantis genome, one interval contains:
- a CDS encoding transcriptional regulator, with protein sequence MSNIGTKFILAQRFVFDPNSNSLVDQMSDGEVVRLGSNESRILLMLSERPNEVITRNELHEYVWRDQGFEVDDSSLTQAVSTLRKMLKDSTKSPEFVKTVPKRGYQFIATVERSAPLSSNDQPAVAEIAENDVEPILTFATPTATEEAITETVKPEPIAKAQESKVEVEPATAPVSTPVKNTNKWLTFWLLLIAFIMPILVLTFTNPAESEFKTLAEVDGVKVQSPVNHPDLSSWLPAIEKCVLRYNTNHTGMLKPTEVIATGGQTNNLALNYIHPQDYSSENVTLRIYANQSDLNDICNGGQ encoded by the coding sequence ATGAGCAATATCGGCACAAAGTTTATTCTCGCACAGCGGTTCGTATTCGACCCAAACAGTAATTCACTTGTTGACCAAATGAGCGACGGTGAAGTCGTACGCCTTGGCAGCAATGAAAGCCGCATTCTCCTGATGCTGTCAGAAAGACCCAATGAAGTTATCACTCGCAATGAATTGCACGAGTATGTTTGGCGAGACCAAGGCTTTGAGGTTGATGACTCTAGCTTAACGCAAGCAGTATCAACACTAAGAAAGATGCTCAAAGATTCAACCAAATCCCCAGAGTTCGTAAAGACAGTGCCTAAACGCGGTTATCAATTTATTGCAACCGTTGAGCGCTCAGCCCCACTTTCATCAAATGATCAGCCAGCCGTGGCTGAAATTGCAGAAAATGACGTAGAGCCTATCCTAACGTTTGCAACGCCAACTGCGACAGAAGAAGCAATTACAGAAACGGTTAAACCTGAACCAATTGCAAAAGCTCAAGAAAGCAAGGTAGAAGTAGAGCCAGCAACCGCTCCTGTTTCGACTCCAGTTAAAAATACCAATAAATGGCTAACATTTTGGTTACTGCTTATCGCTTTCATCATGCCGATTCTCGTTTTGACGTTTACTAACCCGGCAGAATCCGAGTTCAAAACATTGGCTGAAGTGGACGGTGTAAAGGTTCAATCACCGGTTAACCACCCAGACCTCAGTAGTTGGCTACCAGCGATAGAGAAGTGTGTATTACGTTACAACACCAACCACACTGGCATGCTAAAGCCGACTGAAGTAATTGCAACAGGTGGGCAAACCAACAACCTTGCCCTCAACTACATTCACCCGCAAGATTACTCGAGCGAAAATGTAACCCTAAGAATTTACGCAAACCAGTCGGATCTCAACGACATTTGTAACGGTGGTCAGTAA
- a CDS encoding SelT/SelW/SelH family protein: MNTESNPTTATVLKATIAIHYCRQCNWMLRSSWLCQELLHTFSEEIEQVSLHPDTGGRFEIFCNGIQIWERKADGGFPEAKVLKQRVRNIIAPDRDLGHVDSK; the protein is encoded by the coding sequence ATGAATACGGAATCGAATCCAACCACGGCAACAGTATTGAAAGCAACGATAGCAATACACTATTGTCGTCAATGCAATTGGATGCTTCGCTCAAGCTGGTTGTGCCAAGAATTGCTGCACACCTTCAGTGAGGAGATAGAACAAGTCAGTCTGCACCCTGATACGGGCGGACGGTTCGAGATCTTTTGTAATGGAATACAGATTTGGGAAAGAAAGGCGGATGGCGGCTTTCCCGAAGCGAAAGTTCTGAAGCAAAGAGTGAGAAACATCATTGCTCCAGACAGAGACCTAGGCCACGTAGATTCAAAATAA
- a CDS encoding sulfite exporter TauE/SafE family protein translates to MDWINSLALFFGSLIANTLASLSGGGAGLLQFPLLIFLGLPFSVALATHKVASVALGLGAAYTHIKGGTLNWKLCCYLITVGSVGVVIGANIVLLIPDNIAQKLLGTMILALGVYSRLKKQLGQEEQLKNRNTKGWIIGGVGLALIGVINGSLTAGSGLLVTLFLVRWFGFTYKQAVALTMICVGLFWNGIGGIAIVQAGAPIYWLWLPILLLSSFIGGSLGAFLANRSSNQLVKTAFEILTFAVGIKLLI, encoded by the coding sequence ATGGATTGGATAAACTCGCTAGCTCTATTCTTTGGCTCTTTAATCGCCAATACCCTAGCCTCCTTATCAGGTGGCGGAGCAGGACTGCTGCAATTCCCACTTCTTATATTTTTGGGTTTACCCTTTTCAGTTGCTTTAGCCACTCACAAAGTCGCCAGTGTCGCATTAGGTTTGGGCGCCGCGTATACCCACATTAAAGGCGGCACTTTAAACTGGAAACTTTGTTGCTACTTAATTACTGTCGGCAGTGTCGGCGTGGTCATTGGCGCGAATATCGTGCTATTGATTCCCGACAATATTGCACAGAAGTTGCTTGGGACAATGATTTTAGCGCTAGGCGTCTACTCTCGACTAAAGAAACAATTAGGCCAAGAGGAACAACTAAAGAACCGCAATACCAAAGGGTGGATAATAGGTGGTGTTGGCCTGGCACTGATCGGAGTTATTAATGGTTCCCTTACCGCGGGTTCAGGACTTTTAGTGACCTTGTTTCTTGTTCGCTGGTTTGGTTTCACTTATAAGCAGGCTGTTGCGCTCACCATGATATGTGTTGGTCTGTTCTGGAATGGCATCGGCGGTATCGCAATCGTACAAGCTGGCGCGCCGATATACTGGTTGTGGCTACCAATACTTCTACTTAGCTCATTTATAGGTGGAAGCCTAGGTGCATTTCTTGCTAACCGTTCAAGCAATCAGCTCGTCAAAACCGCTTTTGAAATATTGACGTTTGCCGTCGGTATCAAGCTACTGATATAG
- a CDS encoding regulatory protein ToxS, with protein MKLKVSIILLVLSAFLSGWLYWGSDAKVERLLTAHEWQSKMVTLISDNKQADSIGPLRRVELSSNAKYLPNGTYLRMSVVRLYGNQTEPANVINISETGQWDINDNYLLVSPTEFKDVTSAQRQDFSEEQLELITQVIKMDAEQSRRIDIVNPKALLLTSLNHGSTVLFSN; from the coding sequence ATGAAATTAAAAGTATCGATTATTTTACTGGTTCTATCTGCATTTTTAAGTGGTTGGTTATATTGGGGCAGCGATGCAAAAGTAGAGCGCCTGCTTACTGCGCATGAATGGCAATCGAAAATGGTGACGCTGATTAGCGATAATAAGCAAGCTGACTCAATCGGCCCGCTTCGTAGAGTAGAGCTGTCATCGAATGCGAAATATCTACCAAATGGTACATACTTGAGAATGTCGGTGGTTAGACTTTACGGTAATCAAACTGAGCCTGCGAATGTCATCAACATCTCTGAAACGGGCCAGTGGGATATTAACGACAACTACTTACTGGTTTCGCCAACGGAGTTTAAAGATGTGACTTCAGCTCAGCGCCAAGACTTTTCAGAAGAGCAACTAGAGCTTATCACTCAAGTCATTAAGATGGACGCAGAGCAAAGCCGCCGCATAGACATTGTTAACCCGAAGGCGCTGCTACTAACTAGCTTAAATCATGGTTCTACCGTATTGTTTTCAAACTAA